One Candidatus Nanosynbacter featherlites genomic region harbors:
- a CDS encoding sugar phosphate nucleotidyltransferase, with protein sequence MITKAIIPVAGWGTRMLPITKSIEKCMLPVGTRPVVDYIVQDIVRAGVEDIYFVVGEQSTQVQSYYRSNIQLNDYLRRAGKEDKLPLVAPLRDVRIHFLTQPSTGGYGTSIPVGLASEFIEPGESAFVVMGDQFFWRSDGGSNAADLAELVEARGLSAGLLGNSVEESFIPHTGIIETDQQGNFVRIIEKPKLEEAPSNLNNSSFYILNKEIFELARTLPANPQRGEFELTDAINAYIAGGGIIAVGEAKGDYMECGSPSGWLRANNAMAEL encoded by the coding sequence ATGATCACTAAAGCTATCATTCCAGTTGCTGGTTGGGGTACGCGGATGTTACCGATTACCAAATCAATCGAAAAGTGTATGCTGCCGGTGGGGACGCGGCCAGTGGTTGATTATATCGTGCAGGATATTGTTCGGGCTGGTGTGGAGGATATTTATTTCGTGGTGGGCGAGCAGAGTACTCAGGTGCAAAGCTATTATCGGTCAAATATTCAGCTGAACGATTATCTGCGACGTGCCGGTAAAGAAGATAAATTACCTCTAGTAGCGCCGCTACGCGACGTGCGAATACATTTTTTAACTCAGCCAAGCACTGGTGGTTATGGCACGAGTATCCCAGTGGGCTTGGCGAGCGAATTTATCGAACCGGGCGAATCGGCCTTTGTGGTGATGGGCGATCAATTTTTCTGGCGTAGCGATGGCGGTTCAAATGCCGCTGATTTGGCAGAGTTGGTGGAGGCGCGTGGCTTGTCGGCTGGTTTATTAGGTAATTCTGTTGAGGAGTCGTTTATCCCACACACCGGTATCATCGAAACCGACCAGCAGGGTAATTTTGTCCGCATCATTGAAAAACCGAAGCTAGAAGAAGCGCCGAGCAACCTCAATAATTCAAGCTTTTACATTCTCAACAAAGAAATTTTCGAGTTAGCACGGACATTACCCGCCAATCCGCAACGCGGTGAATTTGAGCTGACCGACGCTATCAACGCGTACATCGCGGGCGGCGGTATTATCGCGGTTGGCGAGGCCAAGGGCGACTACATGGAGTGCGGCTCGCCAAGTGGCTGGCTGCGGGCAAATAATGCTATGGCCGAGCTATAG
- the rplU gene encoding 50S ribosomal protein L21 produces the protein MKAVVKISGKQYIVSEKESLLVDLLPEGTKELTLDALLVIDGDKTKVGTPTVKGVVVKAKVAEAEVKGDKIRVIRYKSKKRVHKETGHRQKYTKIQITSIK, from the coding sequence ATGAAAGCAGTCGTAAAAATCTCTGGCAAGCAATACATTGTCAGCGAAAAAGAGTCCCTCTTGGTGGATCTCCTCCCTGAAGGCACAAAAGAACTCACTCTCGACGCACTTTTAGTGATTGATGGTGATAAAACAAAAGTTGGCACACCAACCGTAAAAGGTGTGGTAGTGAAGGCAAAAGTTGCTGAAGCAGAAGTCAAGGGCGATAAAATCCGCGTCATCCGCTACAAAAGCAAAAAACGCGTTCACAAAGAAACTGGTCATCGCCAGAAATACACCAAGATTCAGATTACGTCAATCAAATAA